A window from Peromyscus eremicus chromosome 1, PerEre_H2_v1, whole genome shotgun sequence encodes these proteins:
- the LOC131902214 gene encoding vomeronasal type-1 receptor 4-like gives MDFWNLTIKIILLSQTTAGILGNFSHLYYYLVHYAESKLKPTDLIHMHLMAANTLIILSRGVPHTMAAFGLKQFVNYFGCRLILYIQRVGRSVSIGTTCLLSIFQAITISQKEFCCKDQKVKSAKYIECCIALLWVLYMLINAIFPVYQFIKKNSKNVTRKRDFGYCSTDGRDEISDSLYSALVVCPEIFFSFLMAWSSGYMIVILYRHKLSVQHIHSTCSSRRISFESRATQSILVLVSTFLAFYTLSSILQGCIALLNNYNWWLVNISFLTSLCFPCFGPFVFMNHYSMVPRLTCSGS, from the coding sequence ATGGACTTTTGGAATCTGACCATCAAAATCATTTTATTGTCACAAACTACAgctggaattctgggaaatttcTCTCATCTTTACTACTATCTAGTTCACTATGCAGAAAGCAAATTAAAGCCCAcagatttgattcacatgcaccTAATGGCAGCCAATACCTTAATCATTCTCTCTAGAGGAGTGCCACACACAATGGCAGCTTTTGGATTGAAGCAGTTTGTAAATTATTTTGGATGCAGACTGATTTTATATATTCAAAGGGTTGGCCGGAGTGTGTCCATTGGCACCACCTGCCTCTTGAGTATCTTCCAGGCCATCACCATCAGTCAGAAGGAATTCTGCTGTAAGGATCAAAAAGTTAAATCTGCAAAATACATTGAATGCTGCATTGCCCTCCTCTGGGTCTTGTACATGTTGATAAATGCCATTTTCCCTGTGTACCAATTTATCAAAAAGAATAGTAAAAATGTGACAAGAAAACGGGACTTTGGATACTGCTCAACTGATGGGCGAGATGAAATCAGTGACTCCCTCTATTCCGCACTGGTGGTGTGCCctgaaatattcttttcttttctcatggcCTGGTCTAGTGGCTACATGATTGTCATTCTGTACAGACACAAACTGAGTGTTCAACACATCCATAGCACTTGTAGTTCCAGGAGAATCAGTTTTGAGTCCAGAGCCACCCAGAGCATCCTGGTCCTGGTGTCTACATTTCTGGCTTTTTatactctctcctccatcttacaAGGCTGCATTGCTCTTTTGAATAATTACAATTGGTGGTTGGTGAACATCAGTTTCCTAACATCTCTATGTTTTCCCTGTTTTGGACCCTTTGTTTTTATGAATCATTACTCCATGGTGCCTAGACTCACTTGTTCTGGATCATGA